In the genome of Pieris rapae chromosome 6, ilPieRapa1.1, whole genome shotgun sequence, one region contains:
- the LOC110994699 gene encoding tachykinins translates to MASYRTYVLIVIIPLVHALTAQEVVKRVPHGFFGMRGKKYVDARDSEMFKRRPNFFVGVKGKRGFEYPDFWQYKRAPMGFVGMRGKKDVDYDIEHLSQEDEVNEAINDYLQRLQNQDESNEVDKRAFYGVRGKRFMQKRENRPRGFIGVRGKKDAKYNAKEIKFLLDSPWPKRKAQTGFLGMRGKKWLNDDSHGELVPN, encoded by the exons ATGGCGTCGTATCGGACATACGTTTTAATTGTTATCATACCTCTAGTCCACGCGTTGACGGCGCAAGAAGTTGTGAAGAGAGTGCCTCATGGATTCTTCGGCATGCGAGGCAAGAAATACGTGGACGCCCGAGACTCAGAGATGTTTAAACGACGACCGAATTTCTTTGTCGGCGTTAAGGGAAAGCGGGGCTTCGAATATCCAGACTTTTGGCAATACAAAAGGGCACCCATGGGTTTTGTTGGAATGCGAGGAAAAAAGGATGTCGATTATGACATTGAACATCTATCACAAGAAGATGAAGTGAACGAAGCGATAAACGATTATTTACAAAGACTCCAGAATCAAGACGAATCAAATGAGGTGGACAAGCGTGCTTTTTACGGAGTTCGAGGAAAGAGATTCATGCAAAAGAGAGAGAATAGACCTCGTGGCTTTATTGGTGTTCGTGGAAAGAAAGACGCTAAATATAACGCAAAGGAAATTAAGTTTTTGCTGGACAGCCCTTGGCCGAAGAGAAAGGCACAGACCGGCTTTTTGGGAATGCGCGGCAAGAAATGGCTtaatgacg ACTCCCACGGCGAACTGGTACCCAACTAA